In Vigna angularis cultivar LongXiaoDou No.4 chromosome 8, ASM1680809v1, whole genome shotgun sequence, one DNA window encodes the following:
- the LOC108345194 gene encoding non-specific lipid-transfer protein 2, translating into MKTAHIALCTLVVLLVAEVQVSMAVTCSPVQLSSCVSAITSSTPPSNLCCSKIKEQKPCLCQYLKNPNLKRFVDSPNARKVASTCGTPFPRC; encoded by the coding sequence atgaagacagCACACATTGCTTTGTGCACTTTGGTGGTGCTGCTTGTGGCTGAAGTTCAAGTGTCAATGGCAGTAACATGCAGCCCAGTACAGCTGAGTTCATGTGTGAGTGCAATAACCTCTTCAACTCCTCCATCAAACCTATGCTGCTCCAAGATCAAGGAACAGAAACCATGCCTTTGCCAATACCTCAAGAACCCCAATCTGAAGAGGTTTGTGGACTCACCTAATGCAAGGAAAGTTGCTAGCACTTGTGGAACTCCCTTCCCAAGGTGCTAA